Proteins from a genomic interval of Scomber japonicus isolate fScoJap1 chromosome 10, fScoJap1.pri, whole genome shotgun sequence:
- the LOC128366261 gene encoding uncharacterized protein LOC128366261, which produces MSAQEEFFTGIPKIPYSPSAGPRDVLCFKHYNAEEVVMGKKMEDWLRFSVCYWHSFCGTGADPFGFPTLLRPWNEGTPMESAKKRLQAAFEFFTKLGVKYYTFHDRDMAPEGSTLEESNRNLDEITDLALQLQNQTGVKVLWVTCNLFAHPRYMNGASTNPDCHVLAYAGAQVKKGLDIAKKLGAENFVFWGGREGFLTIHNTDVAAELKHMANFFKMAVKYKEKIGLKCQFLIEPKPKEPCKHQYDYDAMSVIGFLKHYGLESHFKLNIEPNHTTLAGHSYEHDIVMASALGMLGSVDSNTGSPDLGWDTDQFPMDIRNTTLVMKTIVEQGGLQPGGLNFDAKVRRESTDLEDLFIAHIGAMDAFARGLRNAVRIIEDGLIPGMVKERYSSFSHGIGQKVEEGSATLEEMEAFIKQNGEPKVTSGKQEKYETIFNHYI; this is translated from the exons GTAGTGATGGGGAAGAAGATGGAGGACTGGTTGAGGTTCTCAGTCTGTTACTGGCACTCATTCTGTGGAACTG GCGCTGATCCTTTTGGGTTTCCAACCCTCCTCCGCCCCTGGAACGAAGGGACTCCTATGGAATCAGCCAAGAAGCGACTGCAGGCCGCTTTTGAGTTTTTCACCAAGCTTGGT GTGAAGTATTACACATTCCATGACAG AGACATGGCTCCTGAGGGCTCCACCCTGGAGGAGTCCAACAGGAATCTGGATGAAATAACAGACCTGGCTCTCCAGCTACAGAACCAGACTGGAGTTAAGGTGCTGTGGGTTACCTGCAACCTCTTTGCTCATCCTAG GTACATGAACGGTGCATCCACCAACCCTGACTGCCATGTTCTGGCCTACGCTGGTGCTCAGGTCAAGAAGGGTCTGGATATCGCCAAGAAGCTGGGTGCAGAAAATTTCG TGTTTTGGGGTGGAAGGGAGGGTTTCCTCACCATCCATAATACTGATGTCGCTGCTGAACTGAAGCACATGGCCAACTTCTTCAAAATGGCAgtca AGTACAAAGAGAAGATTGGTTTGAAGTGTCAGTTTCTAATTGAACCAAAGCCAAAGGAGCCCTGCAAACACCAGTATGATTATG ATGCTATGAGTGTTATAGGATTCCTTAAGCATTATGGTCTAGAGAGTCACTTCAAGTTGAACATCGAGCCCAACCATACCACCCTGGCAGGACACTCCTACGAACATGATATTGTCATGGCCTCTGC GCTTGGCATGCTGGGTTCAGTTGACTCTAACACTGGTTCTCCTGACCTGGGGTGGGACACAGATCAGTTCCCCATGGACATCAGGAACACAACCTTGGTCATGAAG ACCATCGTTGAACAAGGTGGCCTGCAGCCAGGAGGCCTGAACTTTGATGCTAAGGTGCGCAGAGAGTCCACCGACCTGGAGGACCTGTTCATCGCTCACATCGGAGCCATGGACGCCTTTGCTAGAGGACTCAGAAATGCTGTTCGTATCATTGAGGACGGTCTTATCCCTGGCATGGTGAAG GAGCGCTACTCAAGCTTCAGTCATGGCATTGGACAGAAAGTGGAGGAGGGTTCTGCCACCTTAGAGGAGATGGAG GCTTTCATCAAGCAGAACGGTGAGCCAAAAGTCACATCAGGGAagcaagaaaaatatgaaaccaTCTTTAATCACTACATATAA
- the sqlea gene encoding squalene monooxygenase — MWTFLGIASFTYLYKKSDSVLSFSHKELVMAAALFLSVGLLLSYVRYFHGHKLRVSSVLHLPLSLMSVLPFINYFIPQSSTQKSDTTENHSKKSRRTRKRANVESSTSEAVSTSDSSVAPEPDVVIVGAGVLGSAMAAVLARDGRRVTVVERDMKEPDRIVGELLQPGGYRALRDLGLEGSVEGLDAHLVKGYVIHDMESSTEVEIPYPQEEEGIQCGRAFHHGRFIMGLRRAALAEPNVTVVEGTVTSLDEEDGCVTGVHYKDKETGDIKEIRAALTVVADGCFSKFRKSLVSGKAHISSHFVGCLMTDCPQFKSNHAELVLANPSPVLIYQISSSQTRVLVDIRGEMPRNLSEYMSEKIHPQLPEHLKEPFMGALQNDRLRSMPASFLPPSPVNKPGVLLLGDAYNMRHPLTGGGMSVALNDVRIWRSMLSNISDLYDDAAMLQAKKKFHWERKSSHSFVVNVLAQALYELFAATDNSLHELRKACFQYFKLGGQCIAGPIGLLSVLTPKPMTLIGHFFAVAMYAIYFNFKSESWCTKPRAILKSGAILYRACTVMFPLIYSEFKYLVY; from the exons aTGTGGACTTTCCTGGGAATTGCGAGTTTCACATATCTCTACAAAAAATCCGACTCTGTCTTAAGCTTCAGTCACAAAGAGCTGGTGATGGCCGCAGCCTTATTTCTGTCAGTGGGGCTGCTGCTCTCATATGTCAGATACTTCCATGGCCACAAACTCAGAGTCTCTTCGGTGCTTCATTTACCTCTGAGCCTCATGTCTGTTTTACCTTTCATCAACTATTTCATCCCTCAAAGCTCAACACAGAAGAGCGACACAACAGAGAACCACAGTAAGAAG AGCCGAAGAACGAGGAAGAGGGCGAATGTAGAGTCCTCCACCTCCGAAGCTGTGTCCACCAGTGACTCCTCTGTGGCCCCGGAACCAGATGTGGTGATAGTTGGGGCCGGGGTCCTGGGCTCAGCGATGGCAGCAGTCCTGGCTCGGGATGGCAGGAGGGTGACGGTGGTGGAGAGGGACATGAAGGAGCCTGACAGGATAGTGGGGGAGCTGCTGCAGCCTGGAGGTTACAGAGCGCTCAGAGACCTGGGGCTGGAAG GTTCAGTGGAGGGTCTGGATGCCCATCTGGTGAAGGGCTATGTGATCCATGACATGGAGAGCAGCACAGAGGTGGAGATCCCCTACCCTCAGGAGGAAGAAGGCATCCAGTGCGGACGGGCTTTCCATCACGGTCGATTCATCATGGGCCTGAGGAGAGCCGCCCTGGCAGAACCCAA TGTTACAGTCGTAGAAGGCACTGTGACCAGTTTGGATGAAGAGGACGGCTGTGTAACCGGAGTCCATTACAAGGATAAAGAAACTGGAGACATCAAG GAGATCCGTGCAGCTCTCACAGTGGTGGCTGATGGCTGTTTCTCCAAATTCAGAAAGAGTCTGGTTTCTGGGAAAGCTCACATCTCCTCTCACTTTGTCGGATGCCTGATGACG gACTGTCCTCAGTTTAAATCCAACCATGCTGAGCTGGTGCTGGCCAACCCGAGCCCCGTGCTCATCTATCAGATCTCCTCCTCACAGACCAGAGTGCTCGTGGACATCAGGGGGGAGATGCCACGCAACCTCTCAGAATACATGTCAGAGAAAATCCACCCGCAGCTGCCAG AGCATTTGAAGGAGCCTTTCATGGGGGCGCTACAGAACGATCGACTCAGGTCCATGCCTGccagcttcctccctccctcccctgtcAACAAGCCAG GCGTGCTGCTGCTGGGCGATGCCTACAACATGAGGCATCCTCTGACCGGAGGAGGGATGAGCGTCGCGCTTAACGACGTCCGCATCTGGAGGAGTATGCTCAGCAACATCTCAGATCTGTACGACGACGCGGCCATGCTGCAG GCAAAGAAAAAATTCCACTGGGAACGCAAGTCATCACATTCTTTTGTGGTGAATGTGTTGGCCCAAGCCCTGTATGAGCTGTTTGCAGCCACTGACA ATTCTCTGCATGAGTTGAGAAAAGCCTGCTTCCAGTATTTCAAGCTTGGAGGACAGTGTATTGCAGGGCCTATCGGACTCCTCTCAGT GTTGACGCCCAAACCGATGACCCTCATTGGTCACTTCTTCGCCGTGGCCATGTACGCCATCTACTTCAACTTCAAGTCCGAGTCCTGGTGCACCAAACCCCGAGCTATACTCAAGAGCGGAGCCATCCTGTACCGAGCCTGCACGGTCATGTTTCCTCTCATCTACTCAGAGTTCAAATACCTGGTGTACTGA